From a single Deltaproteobacteria bacterium genomic region:
- a CDS encoding bifunctional nuclease family protein, protein MIKMRILGLIFDPNLNTTVVVLLDTQQERVLPIWIGSMEGNAIALGMEKVITPRPMTHDLMKNILEKFQVQVIKVVVTELKDDTFYAVVHLLIEGKDLEIDSRPSDAIALAVRVEAPIYCTEKVLEAADELGLLKQRSDIDDSEDLKRWLEGLKPDDFGKYKM, encoded by the coding sequence ATGATCAAGATGAGAATTTTGGGTCTGATCTTCGACCCAAATCTCAATACTACGGTGGTAGTCCTGCTCGACACTCAACAGGAAAGGGTGCTCCCCATTTGGATCGGAAGTATGGAGGGAAATGCCATCGCCCTGGGAATGGAGAAGGTAATCACCCCCCGCCCTATGACCCACGACCTGATGAAGAACATCCTGGAGAAGTTCCAGGTTCAGGTGATAAAGGTAGTGGTCACCGAACTCAAAGACGACACCTTCTACGCCGTAGTCCATCTATTAATTGAAGGTAAAGACTTAGAGATCGATTCCCGTCCCAGTGACGCCATCGCCCTGGCCGTAAGGGTGGAGGCCCCTATATATTGTACCGAAAAGGTGTTGGAGGCGGCGGACGAACTGGGACTCCTCAAACAGCGCAGCGATATCGATGACTCTGAAGATCTGAAAAGGTGGTTGGAAGGTCTCAAACCCGATGATTTTGGAAAGTATAAGATGTAA